One Alphaproteobacteria bacterium LSUCC0396 genomic region harbors:
- a CDS encoding methylmalonyl-CoA mutase family protein — protein sequence MSSTQNKFPSASREDWRQLVSAALKGADPQSLNRRDEDGLEIEALYDIVVPETVPNAACALARLPVNPAVHIAHGWDICQPVLATGAPQSLNQLILEGLQDGVGTIWLQGLDAGNLAVDLPVIMQDVVLPAAGIALDAGNDALVQIVAFSAFAKAGNHSLSALRFQANIDPFAPAADAALLDQGLDYLACADAADRPAGLFRAQGWHWHNRGMTAVQELAYNLASLTEILRHAAARNLNLADVASRLSASLALPADLFDGIAKCRALRHCWGGVIAALGLDPDRHRLFIQAAVSLRMFSLADREVNMLRTTTALLGGAIGGADQLSAHPHDCLTGGDAMGRRLARMQQHLLIEESGLSRSLDPAGGAGFIEARTNQLAVAAWDLFRQIEADGGALAAHHAGRFAAWAKTAAGQRHAKLAAGDLTLVGVNLQPDGNIRDDVLPHWISVRRPAAAIEAVRRAAAKTPPRILLLQHQPTPVPQLAKLRALFAIGGMQPVDMQLDDASGKAVDTARPDLLVLLDCEFDQLDAALLSALSGLRHAGKAMTAARLLDAAAPLDLLADIVGVSLAEFYEGDA from the coding sequence ATGTCATCTACCCAAAACAAGTTTCCGTCTGCCAGCCGCGAAGACTGGCGCCAGCTGGTAAGCGCCGCCTTGAAAGGCGCTGACCCGCAAAGCCTTAACCGGCGGGATGAAGATGGTCTTGAAATTGAGGCTCTGTATGACATTGTTGTGCCCGAAACAGTGCCAAATGCGGCCTGTGCTCTTGCCCGCTTGCCGGTCAATCCGGCGGTGCATATCGCGCATGGCTGGGATATTTGTCAGCCGGTTTTGGCGACCGGCGCGCCGCAGTCACTAAACCAGCTGATTCTCGAAGGGCTGCAAGACGGGGTTGGCACGATCTGGCTTCAGGGGCTAGATGCTGGTAATCTGGCGGTTGACTTGCCGGTGATTATGCAAGATGTGGTTCTGCCTGCTGCGGGGATCGCACTTGATGCGGGTAACGATGCGCTGGTGCAAATAGTGGCGTTTTCGGCTTTTGCCAAAGCGGGCAATCACAGCCTTTCGGCATTGCGCTTTCAGGCAAATATCGACCCTTTTGCTCCGGCAGCCGACGCTGCATTGCTTGATCAGGGGCTGGATTACCTTGCTTGTGCTGATGCGGCTGATAGGCCTGCTGGATTGTTTCGGGCGCAGGGGTGGCATTGGCATAATCGTGGCATGACCGCAGTTCAGGAATTGGCTTATAATCTGGCATCATTGACCGAGATTTTGCGTCATGCGGCGGCAAGAAATCTTAATCTTGCAGATGTGGCATCGCGCCTGTCAGCATCGCTGGCATTGCCGGCTGATCTGTTTGACGGGATCGCAAAATGCCGCGCGTTGCGCCACTGCTGGGGCGGCGTGATTGCCGCATTGGGGCTTGATCCTGATCGGCATCGGCTGTTCATTCAGGCGGCGGTGTCACTACGGATGTTCTCGCTTGCTGATCGAGAGGTTAATATGCTGCGCACGACGACGGCGCTGCTTGGTGGGGCGATTGGCGGGGCTGATCAATTATCGGCGCATCCCCATGACTGCCTAACCGGCGGTGATGCGATGGGGCGCCGTCTGGCGCGGATGCAGCAGCATTTACTGATTGAGGAAAGCGGGTTATCGCGTAGTCTTGATCCGGCTGGTGGCGCTGGCTTTATCGAAGCCCGCACCAACCAGCTTGCGGTGGCGGCATGGGATTTGTTCCGGCAGATTGAGGCTGATGGCGGCGCATTGGCGGCGCATCATGCTGGCCGGTTTGCGGCATGGGCCAAAACTGCCGCCGGTCAGCGCCATGCAAAATTGGCGGCTGGTGACTTAACGCTCGTTGGGGTGAATCTACAGCCCGATGGCAATATCCGGGATGATGTTCTGCCTCACTGGATTTCGGTTCGGCGGCCAGCGGCAGCGATTGAGGCAGTACGCCGCGCCGCAGCAAAGACCCCGCCGCGTATTCTGCTGCTTCAGCACCAACCAACGCCAGTGCCACAGCTGGCTAAATTGCGGGCGCTTTTCGCCATTGGCGGGATGCAGCCGGTGGATATGCAGCTGGATGACGCAAGCGGCAAGGCGGTTGATACCGCCCGGCCGGATCTGTTAGTCTTGCTTGATTGCGAGTTTGACCAGCTTGATGCAGCGCTGCTTTCCGCACTGTCCGGCCTGCGCCATGCAGGCAAGGCAATGACCGCAGCCAGATTGTTGGATGCTGCTGCCCCTTTAGACCTGCTGGCGGATATTGTCGGCGTATCGCTGGCAGAATTTTACGAAGGAGATGCGTGA
- a CDS encoding DUF2312 domain-containing protein, with protein MTVIPGSGAGAEQLSQYIERIERLEEEKRALMADIKDVYAEAKATGFEPKIMRQVVRLRAMDRDLLSEQDALLDTYRDALGLR; from the coding sequence ATGACCGTTATTCCGGGATCTGGCGCTGGCGCCGAACAGCTGAGCCAATATATCGAACGCATTGAACGTCTCGAAGAAGAAAAGCGCGCCTTAATGGCCGATATCAAGGATGTTTATGCCGAGGCAAAGGCTACCGGATTTGAGCCTAAAATCATGCGCCAAGTCGTGCGTTTGCGGGCCATGGATCGTGACCTGCTAAGCGAGCAGGACGCGCTTCTCGACACTTATCGTGATGCGTTGGGCCTTCGCTAA
- the scpA gene encoding methylmalonyl-CoA mutase, translating into MSAFPDFTKIDLPSSKALAARVGDLPPTPANAEQIVMPSLAMCDPSQQVFAANMQPGFAPFLRGPYPSMYATRPWTIRQYAGFSTAAESNSFYRRNLAAGQMGLSVAFDLPTHRGYDSDNPLVADDVGLAGVAIDSIADMAMLFDRIPLDRMSVSMTMNGAVLPVLALFIVAAEEQGVRPDQLAGTIQNDVLKEFMVRNTYIYPPVPSMRIVSDIFAYCAAEMPKFNFISVSGYHMQEAGASADLELAYTLADGLAYIRAGVAAGLDVDDFAPRLSFFFGASMNFFMEVAKLRAARLLWSELMQQHFAPKNPKSLMLRTHCQTSGWSLAAQDVFNNVPRTCVEAAAAVAGHTQSLHTNSLDEALGLPTDYAARIARNTQLHLQHEGNMAHVIDPFGGSYLVEDLTQQLAAKARQHIAEAESLGGMAAAIEAGVPKLRIEEVATATQARIDSGTQTIVGVNKYQPQDTGAAEQVEVRRIDNSEVRSQQIARLKKIRANRDQKAVDAALDGLRRAASGRENLMPFAIEAARQRATVGEMSDAMAGEFGRHRAEIQGVRGVWKHHMKDSAEIDVLKDRVDEFTKSLGRAPRILVAKLGQDGHDRGQKVIASAFADLGFDVVTGPLFQTPDEVYDLAIRHDVDAVGISTLAAAHLSQVPALRKKLDAGAGRHIELVVGGVIPPGDIPILERAGAAAVFLPGTKSTDAAIRLLDLLARRRNIS; encoded by the coding sequence ATGTCGGCGTTTCCCGACTTTACCAAGATTGACTTGCCATCATCAAAGGCGCTGGCGGCGCGTGTTGGTGATTTGCCCCCAACGCCAGCGAATGCCGAACAGATTGTAATGCCGTCACTCGCGATGTGTGATCCCAGTCAGCAGGTATTTGCTGCCAATATGCAGCCCGGATTTGCACCATTTTTGCGCGGCCCCTATCCCAGCATGTACGCCACCCGCCCGTGGACAATTCGGCAATATGCCGGATTTTCGACGGCTGCGGAATCCAACAGCTTTTATCGTCGAAATCTGGCTGCCGGTCAGATGGGTCTGTCGGTGGCATTCGATTTGCCAACGCATCGGGGCTATGATTCAGACAATCCACTGGTTGCTGATGATGTTGGGCTGGCTGGTGTGGCGATTGACTCGATTGCCGATATGGCCATGTTGTTTGATCGGATTCCACTCGACCGGATGAGCGTTTCGATGACGATGAACGGCGCGGTGTTGCCAGTGCTGGCGTTGTTTATTGTTGCGGCCGAAGAACAGGGCGTGCGACCTGACCAATTGGCAGGAACCATTCAGAATGACGTTCTGAAAGAATTTATGGTGCGCAACACCTATATCTATCCGCCGGTACCATCAATGCGGATCGTGTCGGATATTTTTGCCTATTGCGCTGCGGAGATGCCGAAATTCAATTTTATTTCAGTTTCGGGCTATCACATGCAAGAGGCTGGTGCATCGGCAGATCTTGAGCTTGCTTATACGCTGGCTGATGGGTTGGCTTATATTCGCGCCGGTGTTGCGGCGGGGCTTGATGTTGACGATTTTGCCCCGCGTCTGTCGTTCTTTTTTGGCGCCAGCATGAATTTCTTTATGGAAGTCGCAAAGTTGCGGGCGGCGCGGCTGTTATGGTCGGAACTGATGCAACAGCATTTTGCGCCGAAAAATCCGAAATCATTGATGCTGCGCACCCATTGCCAGACATCCGGCTGGTCATTGGCGGCGCAGGATGTGTTTAACAATGTGCCGCGCACCTGTGTCGAGGCGGCGGCGGCGGTTGCTGGCCACACCCAGTCATTGCACACTAACTCGCTTGATGAGGCGCTTGGCCTGCCTACCGATTATGCAGCGCGGATTGCGCGTAACACCCAGCTTCATCTCCAGCATGAAGGCAATATGGCGCATGTCATTGACCCGTTTGGTGGCAGCTATCTTGTCGAAGATTTGACCCAGCAGCTGGCCGCCAAAGCACGCCAGCATATCGCCGAGGCGGAATCATTGGGCGGCATGGCAGCAGCAATCGAAGCCGGCGTGCCAAAATTGCGAATTGAAGAAGTGGCGACAGCCACCCAAGCCCGCATTGACTCTGGTACCCAGACCATCGTCGGGGTCAATAAATATCAGCCACAAGATACCGGTGCCGCCGAACAGGTCGAGGTAAGACGGATTGATAATAGCGAGGTGCGAAGCCAGCAGATTGCGCGTCTGAAAAAAATACGCGCAAACCGTGATCAAAAGGCCGTAGATGCGGCCTTGGATGGCTTGCGGCGGGCGGCGTCAGGGCGTGAAAACCTGATGCCATTCGCCATTGAAGCGGCGCGCCAACGTGCCACGGTTGGCGAAATGTCCGATGCGATGGCAGGTGAATTTGGCCGTCACCGCGCCGAGATTCAAGGTGTGCGCGGCGTCTGGAAACATCATATGAAAGACAGCGCAGAAATTGATGTGCTTAAAGACCGCGTTGATGAATTTACCAAATCGCTTGGCCGTGCGCCGCGTATTCTGGTGGCCAAACTTGGTCAAGATGGTCACGATCGCGGGCAAAAGGTTATTGCGTCTGCATTTGCTGATCTTGGGTTTGACGTGGTAACCGGCCCGTTGTTCCAGACCCCTGACGAGGTTTACGACCTTGCTATTCGCCATGATGTTGACGCGGTTGGTATCTCAACGCTTGCCGCCGCGCATCTAAGCCAAGTGCCGGCGCTTCGCAAAAAGCTGGATGCCGGCGCTGGACGGCATATCGAGCTTGTTGTTGGCGGGGTGATCCCCCCTGGTGATATTCCAATTTTGGAACGTGCTGGCGCTGCGGCGGTGTTTTTGCCCGGGACAAAATCGACTGATGCGGCAATCCGGCTCCTTGACCTTCTGGCGCGGCGGCGCAATATCAGCTAA
- a CDS encoding ArnT family glycosyltransferase produces MKANRHKTQTQTQAGWSFTADSNHLVFLIILALTLFRTAALAISPLELGVDEAQYWLWSQTPDFGYFTKPPLIAWIIGASHSLFGHDVMAVRLPASWLQFATALVLWKTADWLYGPRAGRLAGLIWISLPAVGLGSFLISTDTPLLLSVALALLAIAGSVSGKIMPARAMVYAGIALGVGMLAKYAALYAVLGLMLIWASGRHQAKAVIKGRHLLLAILACLIAASPNLLWNATHDFSTMRHLGDNANLAKQTNDISESLIFLISQAGVAGPVVFILMLGSLWAARHERNAGWLTWMAFPVIGLMSLQAYLSEANANWAMAAYPALSVWLAGWLASGRAGDILPSPAWRIWLGRSAIGINFAITLGLLAVSMAGTLGPLTPASDPLRRLRGWEALANGLEPLIAAHQARRIIADRRATAALLNWHFHDRPLTIMLHDRDGVPSNHFEANHSWQRKAGSPVLVLSGTATPPDLPFIQWQGSPSLSRTIISHNHSRDIYIHKGVE; encoded by the coding sequence ATGAAGGCCAATCGCCACAAGACCCAGACCCAAACCCAGGCCGGATGGTCATTCACCGCCGATTCAAATCATTTGGTGTTTTTGATCATTTTGGCGCTGACGCTTTTTCGTACCGCTGCGCTGGCGATCAGCCCACTTGAGCTTGGGGTTGATGAGGCACAATATTGGCTGTGGAGCCAGACACCCGATTTCGGCTATTTCACCAAACCACCCCTCATCGCGTGGATCATTGGTGCGTCGCATTCTTTGTTCGGCCATGATGTGATGGCGGTGCGCCTACCGGCCTCTTGGTTACAATTTGCCACCGCGCTGGTGCTGTGGAAAACCGCAGACTGGCTTTATGGGCCGCGCGCTGGCCGGCTGGCCGGTCTCATCTGGATCAGCCTTCCTGCGGTCGGACTTGGCAGTTTCCTTATCTCGACTGATACGCCGCTATTACTATCGGTTGCGCTGGCGCTATTGGCTATCGCCGGTTCGGTTAGCGGCAAAATAATGCCAGCGCGCGCAATGGTTTACGCAGGCATCGCACTCGGTGTCGGTATGCTTGCCAAATATGCCGCGCTTTATGCCGTCTTGGGGCTGATGCTCATCTGGGCGTCGGGTCGGCATCAGGCAAAGGCGGTGATTAAAGGGCGGCATCTTTTGCTGGCTATTCTGGCCTGTTTGATCGCCGCAAGTCCAAATCTGCTGTGGAATGCAACCCATGATTTTTCGACCATGCGGCATCTTGGTGATAACGCCAATCTGGCCAAACAAACAAATGACATTAGCGAAAGCCTGATATTTCTGATCAGCCAAGCGGGCGTTGCCGGGCCGGTTGTGTTTATTTTGATGCTTGGCAGTCTCTGGGCAGCACGACACGAGCGCAACGCGGGCTGGCTGACATGGATGGCATTTCCGGTCATTGGCTTGATGAGCTTGCAGGCCTATCTAAGCGAGGCGAATGCAAATTGGGCGATGGCGGCTTATCCGGCACTTTCTGTTTGGCTTGCAGGCTGGCTTGCCAGCGGGCGGGCGGGCGATATCCTCCCGTCACCGGCATGGCGTATTTGGCTTGGGCGCAGCGCAATTGGGATCAATTTTGCGATCACACTGGGTTTGTTGGCGGTAAGTATGGCCGGCACTCTGGGCCCGCTGACACCAGCATCAGACCCATTGCGGCGGTTGCGCGGATGGGAGGCGCTTGCGAATGGTCTTGAACCTTTGATTGCGGCGCATCAGGCACGCCGGATTATCGCCGACCGGCGCGCCACCGCTGCATTGCTGAATTGGCATTTTCATGATCGCCCCCTCACCATCATGCTGCATGACCGCGACGGGGTTCCAAGCAATCATTTCGAGGCAAATCACAGTTGGCAACGCAAAGCCGGATCACCGGTTCTGGTTCTGTCGGGCACGGCCACACCGCCCGATTTGCCGTTCATTCAATGGCAGGGCAGCCCTAGCCTCAGCCGCACAATTATCAGCCACAATCATAGCCGCGATATCTATATTCACAAAGGGGTTGAATAG
- the trxB gene encoding thioredoxin-disulfide reductase — translation MTDHSTDANQHEHVIIIGAGAAGLTAGIYTARANLSPVIIAGLQPGGQMTITTDVENYPGFAEVIQGPWLMTEMQSQAENVGARVIYDLVTSLDTSARPFTVTFDSGKVMTADTVILATGAQARWLGLESEAAFNGRGVSACATCDGFFYKERDVAVIGGGNTAVEEALYLANICRSVTLVHRRDTLRAEQIMQDRLLKKDNITVEWNRSVAEVIGDESGVTELRLASTIGEADKDIPVHGMFVAIGHDPATQAFAGAVALDDEGYIIAEAGGTRTSVDGVFAAGDCVDKIYRQAVTAAGMGCMAALDAERWLGEQE, via the coding sequence ATGACCGATCACTCAACCGACGCTAACCAGCATGAACATGTTATTATTATTGGTGCCGGTGCTGCCGGGTTGACCGCGGGCATCTATACGGCGCGGGCGAATCTATCACCGGTTATCATTGCCGGTTTGCAGCCGGGTGGTCAGATGACGATTACCACCGATGTCGAAAATTATCCGGGCTTTGCCGAGGTGATTCAAGGGCCGTGGCTAATGACCGAAATGCAGTCGCAAGCCGAAAATGTTGGTGCGCGGGTGATCTATGATCTGGTTACCAGCCTTGATACATCGGCGCGCCCATTTACCGTGACATTCGACTCTGGCAAGGTGATGACAGCAGATACAGTCATTTTGGCAACCGGTGCACAGGCGCGCTGGCTTGGTCTTGAATCCGAAGCAGCGTTTAATGGCCGCGGTGTTTCAGCCTGTGCAACTTGTGACGGATTTTTCTACAAAGAGCGGGATGTTGCGGTTATCGGCGGCGGCAATACCGCGGTTGAAGAAGCGTTGTATCTTGCCAATATCTGTCGGTCGGTAACCCTAGTACATCGGCGTGATACGCTTCGTGCCGAACAGATCATGCAAGATCGCTTGTTGAAAAAAGATAATATCACGGTTGAATGGAACCGTTCAGTTGCCGAGGTGATTGGCGACGAGTCCGGTGTCACCGAGTTGCGGCTGGCCTCAACTATCGGCGAGGCTGATAAGGATATTCCGGTTCATGGTATGTTTGTTGCCATTGGTCACGATCCGGCGACACAGGCCTTTGCCGGTGCGGTCGCACTTGATGATGAGGGCTATATCATTGCCGAGGCTGGCGGGACGCGTACCTCGGTTGATGGGGTGTTCGCCGCTGGTGACTGTGTTGATAAAATTTACAGGCAGGCAGTAACTGCGGCCGGTATGGGATGTATGGCAGCCCTTGATGCAGAACGTTGGCTAGGCGAGCAAGAATAG
- a CDS encoding MFS transporter, which yields MTSTTRQFRWIMITLSAAALVSVTFGIRQVFGLFLVPISAEIDGGLQLFSLAIAVQNLIWGLSSPLFGAAADKFGAWRVAAFGVLIYAAGLLCMAFFVTETGMFLGQIMIGMGLGSAGISIAVGAVARAAPPEKRSLAMGLVTSFGSFGQFALVPVAQIMMNQHGWQFAIVILSVIVASMVAVTLGMRVPAGGGRPLEGVVQTAGSALRQAVSSRDYILLTTGFFVCGLQLVFITTHLPTYLQDSGLTADIASWSLALIGLFNIIGAFICGWLGGFMSKKKTLAIVYLLRGLIIAAFISLPPSPGLALFFGASMGLLWLGTIPLTSGLIVAFFGPRHLSLLYGLVFLSHQIGSFVGAWLGGVWYDMFGNYEAMWWLNAGAGLFAFAVNWAIREPTPAPLPA from the coding sequence ATGACATCTACAACGCGCCAATTTCGATGGATTATGATCACGCTATCAGCCGCCGCCTTGGTATCTGTTACATTCGGCATCAGGCAGGTATTTGGCCTGTTTCTTGTGCCAATTTCAGCTGAAATTGATGGTGGGCTACAGCTCTTTTCACTCGCAATCGCAGTCCAGAACCTAATTTGGGGCCTTTCATCACCATTATTTGGTGCCGCGGCCGACAAATTTGGTGCCTGGCGGGTGGCGGCCTTTGGCGTCCTGATCTATGCGGCCGGTCTATTATGCATGGCCTTTTTCGTGACAGAAACCGGAATGTTTCTGGGGCAAATTATGATTGGCATGGGGCTTGGCAGTGCTGGTATTTCTATCGCCGTTGGCGCCGTCGCGCGCGCCGCACCGCCAGAAAAGCGGTCACTGGCAATGGGACTTGTCACCAGCTTTGGGTCATTCGGTCAGTTTGCGCTGGTGCCGGTCGCACAAATCATGATGAACCAGCATGGGTGGCAATTTGCTATTGTTATTCTGTCAGTGATTGTGGCGTCGATGGTCGCGGTCACGCTTGGGATGCGGGTGCCAGCGGGCGGCGGGCGCCCACTTGAGGGGGTTGTCCAAACAGCGGGGAGTGCGCTTCGCCAAGCGGTCAGTAGCCGCGATTATATTCTTCTTACCACCGGATTTTTTGTCTGCGGTTTGCAATTGGTGTTTATCACCACCCACCTGCCAACCTATCTGCAGGATTCTGGGCTGACGGCAGATATTGCCAGCTGGTCATTAGCCTTGATTGGTTTATTCAATATTATTGGTGCTTTTATTTGCGGCTGGCTCGGCGGCTTTATGTCGAAAAAGAAGACCCTTGCCATTGTTTACCTGCTTCGCGGCCTGATCATTGCGGCCTTTATCAGCCTGCCTCCAAGCCCCGGCTTGGCATTGTTTTTCGGTGCGTCAATGGGGCTTTTATGGCTTGGCACAATCCCGCTGACCAGCGGCCTGATCGTTGCGTTCTTCGGGCCCCGCCACCTCAGTCTGTTATATGGTCTGGTGTTTCTGTCGCATCAGATCGGCTCGTTCGTTGGCGCATGGTTGGGTGGTGTCTGGTACGATATGTTCGGCAATTACGAGGCGATGTGGTGGCTGAACGCTGGTGCTGGCCTATTTGCCTTTGCGGTGAATTGGGCAATTAGAGAACCAACGCCCGCCCCCCTGCCGGCATGA
- the pyrF gene encoding orotidine-5'-phosphate decarboxylase, whose amino-acid sequence MSHFGDRLTQANRQTGTTLCMGIDPHVSMIPALFGAAQDGHASDAAIRAIDDFSMACLEQAIGTVAAIKPQAAFFEQHGPAGMQILQNLGRAAIDAGLLVIMDAKRGDIGSTSSAYAAGWIGHDAPFPSDALTINPWLGIDTLEPFLDRADATGSGLFILNRTSNPGAGDLQDQLVNGQPLYKHLAGLLAPLAASRAGKDGISSLGIVAGATWPEEAQALRAALPQAPFLVPGFGAQGAGPEKATSGLLRGQHGWEGGLINSTRGLIFPQNAAAAGTMDEWRRAIAETITQNKAALNSVF is encoded by the coding sequence ATGAGCCATTTTGGTGACCGTTTAACCCAAGCAAACCGCCAAACTGGCACCACGCTCTGTATGGGTATAGATCCCCATGTCAGCATGATTCCAGCGCTGTTTGGTGCGGCGCAGGACGGCCACGCAAGCGACGCTGCAATCCGGGCAATTGATGATTTCTCGATGGCCTGCCTTGAACAGGCGATTGGCACCGTTGCCGCGATCAAGCCGCAAGCCGCTTTTTTTGAGCAGCACGGGCCTGCAGGAATGCAAATTCTGCAAAATCTTGGCCGCGCCGCCATTGATGCTGGCTTGCTGGTTATTATGGATGCGAAACGCGGCGATATCGGCAGCACCTCCTCGGCCTATGCGGCAGGCTGGATTGGTCATGATGCGCCGTTCCCAAGCGATGCGCTGACCATCAACCCCTGGCTAGGCATCGACACGCTGGAACCGTTTCTTGACCGCGCCGACGCCACCGGCAGCGGCCTGTTTATTTTGAACCGCACCAGTAATCCGGGTGCCGGAGATTTGCAAGATCAGCTTGTTAACGGCCAGCCACTTTATAAACATCTGGCTGGCTTGCTGGCCCCACTTGCCGCATCGCGTGCCGGAAAAGACGGCATTTCATCGCTTGGCATCGTGGCTGGTGCCACTTGGCCCGAAGAAGCTCAAGCCCTGCGCGCAGCTCTACCCCAAGCGCCATTTCTTGTCCCCGGTTTTGGCGCACAAGGCGCTGGACCGGAAAAAGCGACCAGTGGCCTGCTCCGCGGTCAGCACGGATGGGAAGGCGGCCTGATCAATAGCACGCGTGGCCTAATCTTTCCACAGAACGCCGCCGCCGCTGGCACGATGGATGAATGGCGCCGTGCGATTGCCGAGACCATTACGCAAAACAAAGCCGCCCTGAACAGCGTTTTCTAA
- a CDS encoding cold-shock protein, which translates to MTDKEVKGGEVIWRNERKGYGFVKIDDTEVFLHRSTLDRFGLIHLLTGDQITVSLSTNEDGEVIQDLLTVNRPANPTPPGASQPDEDEMRAVVKFFNDIRGYGFVTAEDMSEDVFVYLRVLNYCGFHSLVQGQKLLIRIDDSGRGPQVQAVRLLND; encoded by the coding sequence GTGACTGATAAGGAAGTCAAAGGCGGTGAAGTAATCTGGCGCAATGAACGTAAGGGTTATGGCTTTGTAAAGATTGACGACACAGAGGTTTTCTTGCACCGGTCGACTTTAGATCGATTTGGGCTTATCCATTTACTAACCGGCGATCAGATAACGGTTTCGCTCTCAACCAACGAAGATGGTGAAGTCATTCAGGATCTGCTGACCGTTAACCGGCCTGCCAATCCAACACCGCCGGGTGCGTCGCAGCCTGACGAGGACGAAATGCGCGCCGTGGTGAAATTCTTCAATGACATTCGGGGCTATGGCTTTGTTACCGCCGAAGATATGAGCGAAGATGTATTCGTATACTTACGGGTCTTGAATTATTGCGGCTTTCATTCGCTTGTTCAGGGACAAAAGCTGCTGATCAGAATTGACGATTCGGGGCGTGGCCCACAAGTACAGGCCGTTCGGCTTCTTAATGATTAG
- a CDS encoding DUF1244 domain-containing protein translates to MDKATTTELEAAAFRRLVAHLQERTDVQNIDMMNLAGFCRNCMSRWYRQAAETSGIEMTDGEARKLVYGMEYADWKAQYQTEATPEQKQQYEKIHNHDN, encoded by the coding sequence ATGGACAAAGCCACCACAACCGAGCTTGAAGCCGCCGCATTCAGGCGCCTTGTTGCCCATCTTCAGGAACGCACCGACGTGCAAAACATCGATATGATGAACCTTGCCGGTTTTTGCCGGAACTGCATGTCACGCTGGTATCGACAGGCCGCCGAGACCTCAGGCATTGAGATGACCGATGGCGAGGCACGCAAGCTTGTTTACGGGATGGAATATGCGGATTGGAAAGCGCAATACCAAACCGAAGCAACGCCAGAACAAAAACAGCAATATGAAAAAATTCATAACCACGACAATTAG
- a CDS encoding SufE family protein has product MSTNNASAEAEAITDEFGFFDDWEDRYQMLIDQGRKLPPIPEQYRNDEFRLRGCQSVVYFAAERGDDDKITFMAQSDAAIVQGLVALLLRVYSGRTAAEIRNTEPDFLTKIGLDSHLSATRKNGLASMLNAIKSAAAS; this is encoded by the coding sequence ATGTCGACCAATAATGCCAGTGCCGAAGCTGAAGCTATTACTGATGAATTTGGTTTTTTTGACGATTGGGAAGATCGCTATCAGATGCTGATTGATCAAGGGCGCAAACTGCCGCCAATTCCCGAACAATATCGCAATGATGAATTTCGGCTTCGGGGCTGCCAATCGGTTGTCTATTTTGCTGCTGAACGGGGAGATGACGATAAAATCACCTTTATGGCGCAATCCGATGCGGCAATTGTTCAAGGGCTTGTCGCGTTACTTTTGCGCGTTTATTCAGGCCGAACAGCAGCGGAAATTCGTAATACTGAGCCTGATTTCCTGACCAAGATCGGGCTTGATTCGCATCTTTCAGCAACGCGGAAAAACGGCTTGGCAAGTATGCTTAACGCGATCAAATCAGCTGCCGCCAGCTAG
- the mntR gene encoding manganese-binding transcriptional regulator MntR, whose translation MPPKAVTESAAKFDRIRKAHQSEVAEDYVEMIAELIAETGEARTVDLAARFGVTSPTVNAIIQRLHRENLVETRPYRSIFLTEDGQKLADQARDRHRIVRDFLVAIGVPETIAEEDAEGVEHHVSPETLVVFAKITSQRMTNK comes from the coding sequence ATGCCGCCCAAGGCCGTTACTGAAAGCGCCGCGAAATTTGATCGCATCCGCAAAGCCCATCAATCCGAAGTTGCCGAGGATTATGTTGAAATGATTGCCGAGCTGATTGCCGAAACTGGAGAGGCGCGAACGGTCGATCTTGCCGCCCGTTTTGGGGTGACCAGCCCTACGGTTAATGCAATTATTCAGCGGTTACACCGTGAGAATCTTGTTGAGACGCGCCCTTACCGGTCGATCTTTTTAACCGAAGACGGCCAGAAACTCGCTGATCAGGCGCGTGACCGACACCGTATTGTCCGCGATTTTCTGGTCGCCATTGGCGTTCCCGAAACGATTGCCGAAGAGGATGCCGAAGGCGTCGAACATCACGTTAGCCCTGAAACCTTGGTGGTCTTTGCCAAAATTACCAGCCAGCGTATGACCAACAAGTAA